Proteins encoded within one genomic window of Streptomyces sp. NBC_00523:
- the paaK gene encoding phenylacetate--CoA ligase PaaK, translated as MTARLDTAERMSRDELAALQLERLRATLRHAYENVAHYRAAFDRAGLKPEDCRSLADLARFPFTTKADLRENYPFGMFAVPEDQVRRIHASSGTTGRPTVVGYTGKDLDTWADVVARSIRAAGGRPGQKIHVAYGYGLFTGGLGAHYGAERLGCTVIPASGGMTARQVQLIQDFRPDIIMVTPSYMLTILDEFERQGVDPRTTSLKTGIFGAEPWTEEMRREIEERFAIDAVDIYGLSEVMGPGVAQECVETKDGLHIWEDHFYPEVVDPVTGEVLPDGERGELVFTSLTKEAMPVIRYRTRDLTRLLPGTARVFRRMEKVTGRSDDLVILRGVNLFPTQIEEIVLRTPGVSPHFQLRLTREGRLDVLTVRAEARTGATPEQRAAAAVSVAAAVKDGIGVSVGVEIVDPETLERSVGKFRRIVDERP; from the coding sequence GTGACGGCTCGGCTGGATACGGCGGAACGGATGAGCCGCGACGAGCTGGCGGCGCTCCAGCTGGAACGGCTGCGTGCCACGTTGCGCCACGCCTACGAGAACGTGGCGCACTACCGGGCCGCCTTCGACCGGGCGGGACTGAAGCCGGAGGACTGCCGCTCGCTCGCCGATCTGGCCCGCTTCCCGTTCACCACCAAGGCGGATCTGCGGGAAAACTACCCGTTCGGGATGTTCGCGGTCCCCGAGGACCAGGTCCGCCGCATCCACGCCTCCAGCGGCACGACGGGCCGCCCGACCGTCGTCGGCTACACCGGGAAGGACCTGGACACCTGGGCCGATGTGGTCGCCCGTTCCATCAGGGCGGCGGGCGGCAGGCCGGGGCAGAAGATCCATGTGGCGTACGGCTACGGGCTGTTCACCGGTGGTCTCGGGGCGCATTACGGGGCGGAGCGGCTGGGCTGCACGGTGATTCCGGCGTCCGGCGGCATGACGGCCCGCCAGGTGCAGCTGATCCAGGACTTCCGGCCCGACATCATCATGGTGACGCCCTCGTACATGCTGACCATCCTGGACGAATTCGAGCGGCAGGGCGTCGATCCGCGGACGACCTCGCTGAAGACGGGGATCTTCGGGGCGGAGCCGTGGACGGAGGAGATGCGGCGGGAGATCGAGGAGCGGTTCGCGATCGACGCCGTCGACATCTACGGCCTGTCCGAGGTGATGGGCCCGGGCGTGGCCCAGGAGTGCGTGGAGACGAAAGACGGGCTGCACATCTGGGAGGACCACTTCTATCCGGAGGTGGTCGACCCGGTCACGGGCGAGGTGCTGCCCGACGGGGAGCGGGGGGAGCTGGTGTTCACCTCGCTGACCAAGGAGGCCATGCCGGTCATCCGGTACCGGACGCGGGACCTGACCCGGCTGCTGCCCGGCACGGCCAGGGTGTTCCGGCGGATGGAGAAGGTGACCGGGCGCAGCGACGACCTGGTGATCCTGCGCGGGGTGAACCTCTTCCCGACGCAGATCGAGGAGATCGTGCTCCGTACCCCGGGGGTGTCGCCGCACTTCCAGCTGCGGCTGACCCGGGAGGGGCGGCTCGATGTGCTGACGGTGCGGGCGGAGGCCAGGACCGGGGCGACGCCGGAGCAGCGGGCGGCGGCCGCCGTGTCGGTCGCGGCGGCGGTCAAGGACGGGATCGGGGTGTCGGTGGGCGTCGAGATCGTGGACCCGGAGACGCTGGAGCGGTCGGTGGGCAAGTTCCGGCGGATCGTGGACGAGCGCCCGTAA
- a CDS encoding serine hydrolase, translating into MTEDTAAGEISRRRLGGGMLALGGALALAPIPFAGTASATEPGTGSSQMHAGRGAKPTLRRGSAARAGLLREPLDQLVTEAERYLGASPKHPWYAGAVLLAGRGGTVALHHPIGKAVRYSAYDETTDTGVEFPEDQQIAMAEDTVFDLASVSKLFTSILAVQQIERGALELEATVASYLPEFAGGGKQDITIRQLLTHTSGFTAWIPLYSAPTREGKLELLWKEVPVNPPGTVYLYSDLNLISLQLVLEKLTGRTLDVLLRERITAPLGMRRTRYNPPASWKPKIAATEDARLPWSGLDRGLVWGEVHDENAFSLDGVAGHAGVFSCAWDLAVLARTLLNGGVYGRARILSEDSVDLLFTDFNTAFPGDAHGLGFELYQHWYMGAMATPRTAGHTGFTGTSLVLDPSTDSFLIVLGNSVHPVRNWRSGSAPRVATANQMARAVAVRPARGRTAWFSGMASASTATLALPALPLASSRARLSCALWWDTEPASDFLYLEASADGGATWQPVPFTTTPTGQGGRPRPENHPDGSLSGWSGRVWHRLDADLAQWRGTGTVLRWRYTTDQLYVGRGVYVDAVRVEDGGRTVFDENRPGDARRITAVGWAASAD; encoded by the coding sequence ATGACGGAGGACACGGCGGCCGGGGAGATCAGCCGGCGGAGGCTCGGCGGTGGGATGCTGGCCCTGGGCGGGGCACTCGCCCTGGCGCCGATCCCGTTCGCGGGCACGGCGTCCGCCACGGAGCCGGGGACGGGGTCGTCACAGATGCACGCGGGCAGGGGCGCGAAGCCGACGCTGCGGCGCGGATCGGCCGCCCGTGCCGGGCTGTTGCGGGAACCGCTCGACCAGCTGGTCACCGAGGCGGAGCGCTATCTCGGCGCCTCGCCGAAGCACCCGTGGTACGCGGGCGCGGTGCTGCTCGCGGGCCGGGGCGGGACGGTGGCGCTGCACCACCCGATCGGCAAGGCGGTGCGCTACTCGGCGTACGACGAGACGACCGACACCGGGGTGGAGTTCCCCGAGGACCAGCAGATCGCGATGGCCGAGGACACGGTCTTCGACCTGGCGTCGGTCTCCAAGCTGTTCACCTCGATCCTGGCCGTGCAGCAGATCGAGCGCGGCGCTCTGGAGCTGGAGGCGACGGTCGCCTCCTATCTGCCGGAGTTCGCGGGCGGCGGCAAGCAGGACATCACGATCCGTCAGCTGCTCACCCACACCTCGGGGTTCACCGCCTGGATCCCGCTCTACAGCGCGCCGACCCGGGAAGGGAAGCTGGAGCTGCTGTGGAAGGAGGTCCCGGTCAACCCGCCGGGCACGGTCTACCTTTATTCCGACCTGAACCTGATCTCTCTCCAGCTCGTCCTGGAGAAGCTGACCGGGCGGACCCTGGACGTCCTGCTGCGCGAGCGGATCACCGCTCCGCTCGGGATGCGGCGCACCCGCTACAACCCGCCCGCCTCCTGGAAGCCGAAGATCGCCGCGACCGAGGACGCCCGGCTCCCCTGGTCCGGGCTCGACCGCGGCCTGGTCTGGGGCGAGGTGCACGACGAGAACGCGTTCAGCCTGGACGGGGTCGCCGGGCACGCCGGGGTGTTCTCCTGCGCCTGGGACCTGGCGGTCCTGGCGCGCACCCTGCTCAACGGCGGGGTCTACGGGCGCGCCCGCATCCTGTCGGAGGACTCGGTCGACCTGCTGTTCACCGACTTCAACACGGCGTTCCCCGGTGACGCGCACGGCCTGGGCTTCGAGCTCTACCAGCACTGGTACATGGGCGCCATGGCCACGCCCCGGACGGCCGGGCACACCGGCTTCACCGGGACCAGCCTGGTCCTGGACCCGTCCACGGACTCGTTCCTGATCGTGCTGGGCAACTCGGTGCACCCGGTGCGCAACTGGCGGTCCGGCAGCGCCCCGCGGGTGGCCACCGCCAACCAGATGGCCCGGGCCGTCGCGGTCCGCCCGGCCCGGGGCCGTACCGCCTGGTTCTCCGGGATGGCGAGCGCGTCCACGGCCACTCTGGCGCTGCCCGCCCTGCCGCTCGCCTCCTCGCGGGCCCGGCTGAGCTGCGCGCTGTGGTGGGACACCGAACCGGCGTCGGACTTCCTGTACCTGGAGGCTTCGGCGGACGGCGGTGCCACCTGGCAGCCGGTCCCGTTCACCACCACCCCGACCGGGCAGGGCGGGCGCCCCCGGCCCGAAAACCACCCGGACGGCTCGCTGTCCGGCTGGTCGGGCCGGGTCTGGCACCGCCTCGACGCGGACCTCGCACAGTGGCGCGGCACCGGGACCGTGCTGCGATGGCGGTACACGACGGACCAGTTGTACGTGGGCCGCGGGGTGTACGTGGACGCCGTCCGGGTCGAGGACGGCGGCCGTACGGTCTTCGACGAGAACCGGCCGGGTGACGCCCGGCGCATCACGGCCGTGGGCTGGGCCGCTTCGGCGGACTGA
- a CDS encoding SAM-dependent methyltransferase, which translates to MTAGPSGTPVDTSRPHPARVYDYLLGGKDHYPVDQELGEQMPELAKVGVAQNRAFMHRSAAWAARAGIDQFLDIGTGIPTRPNLHQIVQEVNPAARIVYTDNDPIVLRHAEALLVSAPEGATDYLEADVRDPEKILAHARTVLDFDRPVALSMIALMHFLAEKDDPYGIARTLVDALPPGSCLALSHFTVDFLVVDQEALDRYRSSGITLQPRDRAEVARFFDGLDMVDPGLVPAPRWYNGTPPPEPQDATDTIYTGVGRVR; encoded by the coding sequence ATGACGGCAGGCCCGTCCGGCACACCGGTCGACACCAGCAGGCCGCACCCGGCCCGTGTCTACGACTACCTCCTCGGCGGCAAGGACCACTACCCGGTCGACCAGGAACTCGGCGAGCAGATGCCGGAGCTGGCGAAGGTGGGGGTCGCGCAGAACCGGGCCTTCATGCACCGGTCGGCCGCCTGGGCTGCGCGGGCGGGCATCGACCAGTTCCTGGACATCGGGACCGGCATCCCGACCCGGCCGAACCTCCACCAGATCGTCCAGGAGGTGAACCCGGCGGCCCGGATCGTCTACACGGACAACGATCCGATCGTCCTGCGGCACGCGGAGGCGCTGCTCGTCAGCGCCCCCGAGGGCGCGACCGATTACCTCGAAGCCGATGTGCGCGACCCGGAGAAGATCCTCGCCCACGCCCGTACGGTGCTGGACTTCGACCGGCCGGTGGCACTGTCGATGATCGCCCTGATGCACTTCCTGGCCGAGAAGGACGATCCGTACGGCATCGCCCGCACCCTGGTGGACGCGCTGCCCCCCGGCAGTTGTCTGGCGCTGTCCCACTTCACGGTGGACTTCCTCGTCGTCGACCAGGAGGCGCTCGACCGCTACCGGTCGAGCGGCATCACGCTGCAACCCCGCGACCGCGCGGAGGTGGCCCGCTTCTTCGACGGGCTCGACATGGTCGACCCCGGGCTGGTGCCCGCGCCGCGGTGGTACAACGGCACGCCCCCGCCGGAGCCCCAGGACGCCACCGACACCATCTACACGGGGGTGGGCCGCGTCCGGTGA
- a CDS encoding acyl-CoA synthetase: MTGVRSSTVDGVLTRSARRTPARTALRYAGRAWTYRELDEAVSTAAAALTEGHALRPGDRVAAYAHNSDAYLIAFLACARAGLVHVPVNQNLTGDDLAYILRQSASSLVLTDPALADRIPEGFAVRALRDDEGSLLAGLGTPRPFTPAREPAADDLVQLLYTSGTTALPKGAMMTHGALVHEYVSAITALDLRAGDRPVHALPLYHSAQMHVFLLPYLAVGAENTVLDAPDAARIFDLVESGRADSLFAPPTVWIGLANHPDFAARDLGGLRKAYYGASIMPVPVLERLRDRLPGLAFYNCFGQSEIGPLATVLGPDEHEGRMDSCGRPVLFVEARVVDEQGKEVPDGTQGEVVYRSPQLCTGYWDKPEESAEAFRDGWFHSGDLAVRDADGYFTVVDRVKDVINSGGVLVASRQVEDALYTHPAVAETAVVGLPDERWIEAVTAVVVLKGEATEDELIAHARERLAHFKAPKRVVFADALPRNASGKILKRELRDRLA, from the coding sequence ATGACCGGTGTACGCAGCAGCACAGTCGACGGCGTCCTGACCCGCAGCGCACGGCGCACCCCCGCACGCACCGCCCTGCGGTACGCCGGCCGGGCCTGGACCTACCGCGAGCTGGACGAGGCCGTCTCCACCGCGGCCGCCGCCCTCACCGAGGGCCACGCGCTGCGCCCGGGCGACCGGGTCGCTGCCTACGCCCACAACTCGGACGCGTACCTCATCGCCTTCCTCGCCTGCGCCCGGGCCGGGCTCGTCCACGTGCCCGTCAACCAGAACCTCACCGGCGACGACCTGGCGTACATCCTGCGCCAGTCCGCCAGCTCCCTGGTCCTCACCGACCCGGCCCTCGCGGACCGTATCCCCGAGGGCTTCGCCGTACGGGCGCTGCGCGACGACGAGGGGTCGCTGCTGGCCGGCCTGGGCACCCCCCGCCCGTTCACCCCCGCGCGCGAACCGGCCGCCGACGACCTGGTCCAGCTGCTGTACACCTCCGGGACCACCGCGCTCCCCAAGGGCGCGATGATGACGCACGGCGCCCTCGTCCACGAGTACGTCAGCGCGATCACCGCGCTCGACCTGCGCGCCGGGGACCGGCCCGTCCACGCGCTGCCCCTCTACCACTCGGCGCAGATGCATGTGTTCCTGCTGCCCTACCTCGCGGTGGGCGCCGAGAACACGGTCCTGGACGCACCGGACGCGGCCCGGATCTTCGACCTGGTCGAGTCGGGGCGGGCCGACAGCCTCTTCGCCCCGCCCACCGTCTGGATCGGCCTCGCCAACCACCCGGACTTCGCCGCCCGCGACCTCGGCGGCCTGCGCAAGGCGTACTACGGGGCGTCGATCATGCCCGTCCCCGTGCTGGAACGCCTCCGCGACCGGCTGCCCGGGCTGGCCTTCTACAACTGCTTCGGGCAGAGCGAGATCGGCCCGCTGGCCACCGTGCTCGGCCCGGACGAGCACGAGGGCCGGATGGACTCCTGCGGCAGGCCCGTCCTCTTCGTGGAGGCCCGGGTCGTGGACGAGCAGGGCAAGGAGGTCCCCGACGGCACCCAGGGCGAGGTGGTCTACCGCTCGCCCCAGCTGTGCACCGGCTACTGGGACAAGCCGGAGGAGAGCGCGGAGGCATTCCGGGACGGCTGGTTCCACTCCGGCGACCTCGCGGTCCGGGACGCGGACGGCTACTTCACGGTGGTCGACCGGGTGAAGGACGTCATCAACTCCGGCGGGGTCCTCGTCGCCTCCCGGCAGGTCGAGGACGCCCTCTACACCCACCCCGCCGTCGCCGAGACCGCCGTCGTCGGGCTGCCCGACGAGCGCTGGATCGAGGCCGTCACCGCCGTCGTCGTCCTGAAGGGCGAGGCCACCGAGGACGAGCTGATCGCGCACGCCCGCGAACGCCTCGCCCACTTCAAGGCGCCCAAGCGGGTCGTGTTCGCGGACGCCCTCCCGCGCAACGCCAGCGGCAAGATCCTCAAGCGGGAACTGCGCGACCGCCTCGCCTGA